Proteins encoded in a region of the uncultured Paludibaculum sp. genome:
- a CDS encoding AAA family ATPase has translation MRIHHNPKLFVITGGPGSGKTTVLLELARRGCPHAPEVARQIIQEQVRSGGTALPWADRASFTHLMLQRSIESYLEHAQTPQRVFADRGIPDTLGYARLIGLPGTEAIEDACRRYRYSPLVFIAPPWREIYCKDTERKQDFAEAERTFEVVAGAYRGCGYHLLELPLDSPSARAGFILERLQSAL, from the coding sequence ATGCGCATCCACCACAACCCCAAACTCTTCGTCATTACCGGCGGCCCCGGTTCCGGCAAAACCACGGTTCTGCTCGAACTGGCCCGCCGCGGCTGCCCCCATGCCCCCGAGGTTGCCCGCCAGATCATCCAGGAGCAGGTGCGCTCCGGCGGAACCGCGCTGCCATGGGCCGACCGGGCATCCTTCACCCATCTCATGCTGCAGCGTTCCATTGAGTCTTATCTCGAGCATGCACAGACGCCTCAGCGCGTTTTTGCCGATCGCGGTATCCCTGACACTCTGGGCTATGCTCGCCTCATCGGGCTGCCCGGCACCGAGGCCATTGAGGACGCCTGTCGCCGCTATCGCTACTCACCCCTCGTCTTCATTGCTCCGCCGTGGCGAGAGATTTACTGTAAGGACACCGAGCGCAAGCAGGATTTCGCCGAAGCGGAGCGCACCTTTGAAGTGGTTGCCGGCGCCTACCGGGGCTGCGGCTATCACTTACTGGAACTGCCCCTGGATTCGCCATCCGCACGAGCCGGGTTCATCCTCGAGCGTCTCCAGAGTGCCCTGTAA
- a CDS encoding DUF4965 domain-containing protein: protein MRILSPVFFLVTLPLFAQSPLRPPATPLITHDPYFSVWSAADDLPSQSTRHWTGTDQPLGGLARIDGKAFRFMGSAPREAAAMTQTRRTVTPTSTEYEFSAGGVKLGLTFLTPALASNLDLLSRPVTYVSWSVASSDGSTHAVEVYLDATSAMAVNTLEDRTQWSRVRMDGIQALRVGSTRQEMLARSGDNLRIEWGHFYLAVPDGTGADLAVGLPRMRGEFLKSGKLPRTDEVEQPKRSGRDPYVLAAVWSAAKVQSQASTGWAMYAYDDEYSIQYFQRNLRPYWRRNGMGLAELLQTAAREYPRLLADCRKFDQEFTADLVKAGGQEYAAIAVLAYRQALAAHKLVADLDGTPLFFSKENFSNGCIGTVDVTYPSAPMFLLLSPKLHFALIRPILDYAMLARWRWPFAPHDLGQYPLANGQVYGGGEQTEENQMPVEESGNMLILVAAQAQAEGSAEFARHYWPVLTKWAVYLREKGLDPENQLSTDDFAGHLAHNTNLSIKAIVALGAYAQVAEKLGDTKNAKAFRQAAEEMARKWPAMAKDGDHYKLAFDKAGTWSQKYNLVWDKLLGLNLFDPAIARTEIAYYKTKQNTYGLPLDNRETYTKLDWIVWTATLTESRADFDALIHPVFRMLNETESRVPMTDWYWTIDGKQRGFQARSVVGGVMIPLLAQPEMWKKWRGR, encoded by the coding sequence ATGCGTATTCTTTCTCCTGTCTTCTTTCTGGTGACCCTGCCCCTGTTCGCTCAGAGCCCACTCCGGCCTCCGGCGACGCCCTTGATCACGCACGACCCGTACTTCAGCGTCTGGTCCGCCGCAGACGATTTGCCCAGCCAAAGTACCAGGCACTGGACTGGTACCGATCAACCGTTGGGCGGCTTAGCCCGCATCGATGGAAAGGCATTTCGCTTCATGGGCAGCGCTCCGCGTGAGGCGGCAGCGATGACCCAGACTCGGCGGACTGTGACGCCCACCAGCACGGAGTATGAGTTCTCAGCCGGAGGAGTGAAGCTCGGACTGACCTTTCTCACGCCGGCGCTGGCATCGAATCTCGACCTGTTGTCGCGGCCGGTGACGTATGTGAGCTGGAGCGTGGCGAGCTCGGATGGCAGCACTCACGCCGTGGAGGTCTATCTGGATGCCACCTCGGCTATGGCCGTCAACACGCTGGAGGACCGTACGCAGTGGTCCCGCGTGCGGATGGACGGGATCCAGGCGTTGCGCGTAGGCAGCACCAGGCAGGAGATGCTGGCGCGCAGCGGTGACAATCTGCGCATCGAGTGGGGGCATTTTTATCTGGCTGTGCCCGATGGAACGGGCGCGGACCTGGCCGTGGGTCTGCCGAGAATGCGCGGCGAGTTCCTGAAGTCGGGGAAGTTGCCCCGGACAGACGAGGTGGAGCAGCCGAAGCGCTCCGGACGCGACCCGTACGTGCTGGCGGCGGTGTGGTCGGCGGCGAAGGTGCAGTCGCAGGCCTCGACGGGCTGGGCGATGTACGCCTATGACGATGAGTATTCGATCCAGTACTTCCAGAGGAATCTGCGGCCCTATTGGCGCCGCAATGGAATGGGCCTGGCGGAACTGCTGCAGACGGCCGCGCGCGAGTATCCGCGGTTGCTGGCGGATTGCCGCAAGTTCGACCAGGAGTTCACGGCGGATCTGGTGAAGGCTGGCGGTCAGGAGTACGCGGCCATCGCGGTACTCGCCTACCGGCAGGCCCTGGCCGCCCACAAGTTGGTGGCCGATCTTGATGGGACGCCGTTGTTCTTCTCGAAGGAGAATTTCTCAAACGGTTGTATTGGGACGGTCGACGTGACCTATCCCTCGGCGCCGATGTTCCTGCTGTTGAGCCCGAAGCTGCATTTTGCGCTCATCCGTCCGATTCTCGACTACGCGATGCTGGCCCGCTGGCGCTGGCCGTTTGCGCCTCACGACCTGGGCCAGTATCCGCTGGCGAACGGTCAGGTGTATGGCGGTGGCGAACAGACCGAGGAGAATCAGATGCCGGTGGAAGAAAGCGGCAACATGCTGATTCTGGTGGCGGCGCAGGCGCAGGCCGAAGGCAGCGCGGAGTTTGCCCGGCACTACTGGCCGGTGTTGACCAAGTGGGCTGTGTACCTGCGGGAGAAGGGCCTGGATCCCGAGAATCAGTTGTCGACGGATGACTTCGCCGGGCATCTGGCGCACAACACGAATCTGTCGATCAAGGCGATCGTGGCCTTGGGCGCTTATGCCCAGGTGGCCGAAAAGCTGGGCGACACGAAGAACGCCAAGGCGTTCCGGCAGGCGGCGGAAGAGATGGCGCGCAAGTGGCCCGCGATGGCCAAGGACGGCGATCATTACAAGCTGGCCTTCGACAAGGCAGGCACGTGGAGCCAGAAGTACAATCTGGTGTGGGACAAGCTGCTGGGACTGAATTTGTTTGATCCGGCGATTGCGCGCACGGAGATCGCCTACTACAAGACAAAGCAGAATACCTATGGGCTGCCGTTGGACAATCGGGAGACTTACACGAAGCTCGATTGGATTGTATGGACGGCGACACTGACGGAGAGCCGCGCCGATTTCGATGCGCTGATCCACCCGGTGTTCCGGATGCTGAATGAGACCGAGAGCCGGGTACCGATGACGGACTGGTATTGGACCATCGACGGGAAGCAGCGTGGATTCCAGGCGCGTAGTGTGGTGGGGGGCGTCATGATCCCGCTATTGGCGCAGCCGGAGATGTGGAAGAAGTGGCGCGGGCGGTAA
- a CDS encoding RNA polymerase sigma-70 factor: MELSTFDNPLPAFVGARPRLFGIAYRMLGSAAEAEDIVQDVWLRWQSCDRSAVLDAPAYLATVTTRLSINRAQSARSRRETYVGPWLPEPVDTRADPGLGAERGQALQLAVLLLLEKLSPTERAAYVLREAFDYPYRQIAEILRESEENARQLVTRARKHIADGRRTPVNPAEQRRLLEVFLAAAQKGDLAALEGLLAEDVVSYSDGGGLVRAAGIPIIGRAPVANFIRAFSGHYWHGVTVEWIEANGQACALQCRDGVPVGLSTIDASAEGIGQILWLMRPSKLAGVSRLPLSR, translated from the coding sequence ATGGAGCTGAGCACGTTCGATAATCCGCTGCCGGCCTTCGTCGGCGCTCGCCCTCGTCTCTTCGGTATCGCTTATCGCATGCTGGGCAGCGCGGCCGAAGCAGAGGACATCGTGCAGGATGTCTGGCTGCGGTGGCAGTCCTGCGATCGCAGCGCGGTTCTGGACGCTCCGGCGTACCTCGCCACGGTGACGACGCGGTTGTCGATCAACCGCGCGCAATCGGCGCGCTCACGCCGCGAGACGTATGTCGGGCCGTGGCTTCCGGAACCCGTCGACACTCGCGCCGACCCCGGACTGGGAGCCGAACGCGGGCAGGCGTTGCAGCTCGCCGTTCTGCTGCTGTTGGAGAAGCTTTCTCCCACCGAACGGGCCGCGTACGTTCTTCGGGAAGCGTTCGACTACCCATACCGGCAGATTGCGGAGATCCTCCGCGAGAGCGAGGAGAATGCGCGCCAGCTCGTTACCCGCGCGCGGAAACACATCGCCGACGGACGGAGGACCCCAGTGAATCCGGCGGAACAGCGGAGACTGCTAGAGGTATTTCTGGCCGCCGCCCAGAAAGGCGATCTGGCCGCCCTGGAGGGTCTGTTGGCGGAGGATGTGGTCTCCTATTCGGACGGCGGCGGGTTGGTGCGAGCCGCGGGGATTCCCATCATTGGGCGGGCCCCTGTCGCCAACTTCATCAGAGCATTCTCCGGGCACTACTGGCACGGCGTGACAGTGGAGTGGATCGAGGCCAATGGGCAGGCGTGCGCGCTGCAGTGCCGGGACGGCGTGCCAGTCGGCCTATCCACCATCGATGCTTCGGCCGAGGGGATCGGCCAGATTCTCTGGCTCATGCGGCCCAGTAAGCTGGCCGGGGTTTCGCGATTGCCCTTGAGCAGGTGA
- a CDS encoding SDR family oxidoreductase: MSMKIVVIGGSGLIGSKVVRNLRAQGHQAVAASPKSGVNTLTGEGLAEVLERASVVVDVSNSPSFEEVAVMRFFTTSTQNLLTYEAAAGVGHHVALSIVGTHRFPQNAYFRAKIAQEKLIKESSIPYSIVQATQFFEFVTSIADAGMVAGKVHAPPVFMQPIAAEDVAMAVSTVAVGAPRNGTLEIAGPDLFRMGDLIRMDLSARSDPREVIDDPGAGYYGAIPGERTLVADEGAWLGTMHFEEWLSAAAVRS; encoded by the coding sequence ATGAGTATGAAGATTGTCGTGATTGGTGGAAGTGGACTCATCGGGTCGAAGGTCGTGCGGAATCTTCGCGCGCAAGGCCACCAGGCCGTTGCGGCCTCGCCGAAATCAGGTGTCAACACCCTCACCGGTGAAGGCTTGGCCGAGGTTCTTGAGCGCGCCTCCGTTGTGGTGGACGTGTCAAACTCGCCCTCGTTCGAAGAAGTGGCCGTGATGCGGTTCTTCACGACCTCCACGCAAAACCTTCTCACCTATGAAGCGGCGGCTGGTGTCGGCCACCACGTGGCATTGTCGATTGTAGGCACCCATCGTTTTCCCCAGAACGCCTACTTCCGCGCGAAGATAGCCCAGGAGAAGCTGATCAAAGAATCTTCGATCCCCTATTCGATTGTGCAGGCGACGCAGTTCTTTGAGTTTGTGACAAGCATCGCCGATGCAGGGATGGTAGCCGGCAAGGTGCACGCGCCGCCTGTGTTCATGCAACCCATCGCGGCCGAAGACGTCGCCATGGCCGTCAGTACCGTCGCCGTTGGCGCTCCCCGCAATGGCACCCTGGAAATAGCCGGGCCCGACCTCTTTCGAATGGGCGACCTGATCCGGATGGACCTGAGCGCTCGCAGTGATCCACGCGAGGTGATCGACGACCCGGGCGCCGGCTACTACGGAGCCATACCGGGCGAACGCACGCTGGTGGCGGACGAGGGAGCGTGGCTCGGCACGATGCATTTCGAAGAATGGCTCAGCGCAGCCGCAGTGCGTTCCTGA
- a CDS encoding TetR/AcrR family transcriptional regulator gives MDAILEATIQVLLQVGKERLTTTKVADRAGVSVGTLYQYFPNKSALLQAVLRRHLTEITEAVELVCTEQQGATPRQMATALITAFLQAKMKDARKSVAFYSVSSHVDGAKILRQMRARADRAIIRMLETACEPLMADPQLVAGLVQGAMTGVSQRLLESNTPADQFETLRDELIFLVCAYIDACAARPSTQDASA, from the coding sequence GTGGATGCAATTCTGGAAGCCACTATTCAGGTTTTGCTCCAGGTGGGAAAGGAGCGTCTGACCACCACCAAGGTGGCGGATCGAGCTGGAGTGTCGGTTGGGACCCTGTACCAGTATTTCCCGAACAAAAGTGCTCTATTGCAGGCTGTATTGAGGCGCCACCTGACCGAGATCACGGAAGCCGTCGAACTCGTCTGTACGGAGCAGCAGGGGGCGACACCGCGGCAGATGGCCACCGCACTCATCACGGCCTTTCTTCAAGCCAAGATGAAGGACGCCCGGAAGAGTGTAGCCTTCTACTCCGTCAGTTCCCATGTGGATGGGGCGAAGATTCTGAGGCAGATGCGGGCGCGCGCCGATCGCGCGATCATTCGCATGTTGGAAACAGCCTGCGAGCCGCTCATGGCCGACCCCCAACTCGTTGCGGGCCTGGTGCAGGGAGCCATGACCGGCGTGAGCCAGCGGTTGCTGGAATCCAATACCCCCGCCGACCAGTTCGAGACCTTGCGCGATGAACTGATCTTCCTTGTCTGTGCGTACATTGATGCCTGTGCCGCGCGTCCCTCGACGCAAGACGCAAGTGCGTGA
- a CDS encoding aldo/keto reductase family oxidoreductase: MTKPIDLGGSLAVPGTPMTLNRMGYGAMQLAGPQVWGPPRDMDGAVAVLREAIAAGVNHIDTSDFYGPHVTNQIIRQALHPYPDGLVIVTKVGARRGTDKSWLPALSPQELADAAHDNLRNLGLDVLDVVNLRVGSVMGPSEGSIEEPLTALADLKRKGLIRHIGLSNVTPAQLAEAQRIAEIVCVQNLYNLAHRNDDRFIEDLAAQGIPYVPFFPLGGFTPLQSSKLDSAAASLEATPMQVALAWLLQRSPNILLIPGTSSVGHLRENLEAATLRLPAEVVAELDRIGAGTPQ; the protein is encoded by the coding sequence ATGACGAAACCAATAGATCTGGGCGGCAGCTTAGCGGTTCCCGGCACTCCTATGACATTGAATCGCATGGGCTATGGTGCCATGCAACTGGCCGGCCCGCAGGTGTGGGGACCGCCTCGCGACATGGACGGCGCGGTCGCCGTCCTACGCGAAGCGATTGCGGCCGGAGTGAACCACATCGACACCAGCGACTTCTACGGTCCGCATGTGACGAACCAGATCATTCGGCAGGCGCTTCATCCCTACCCAGATGGTTTGGTGATCGTCACCAAGGTCGGCGCGCGCCGGGGTACTGACAAATCATGGCTTCCTGCCCTTTCCCCACAGGAACTGGCCGATGCCGCCCACGATAACCTCCGGAACCTGGGGCTCGACGTGCTGGACGTGGTCAATCTCCGGGTTGGCAGCGTGATGGGGCCATCGGAAGGGTCCATTGAGGAACCCTTGACAGCGCTCGCCGACCTCAAGCGCAAGGGGCTGATCCGCCACATCGGCCTGAGCAACGTCACCCCGGCGCAACTGGCCGAGGCGCAGAGGATTGCGGAGATCGTCTGCGTGCAGAACCTGTACAATCTGGCGCACAGAAACGATGACCGTTTCATTGAGGACCTCGCCGCGCAAGGCATTCCCTATGTGCCGTTCTTCCCCCTGGGCGGATTCACTCCCCTGCAATCTTCGAAGCTCGACAGCGCAGCAGCGTCTCTGGAGGCCACTCCGATGCAGGTGGCCCTCGCGTGGCTGCTCCAGCGCTCACCCAACATCCTGCTGATTCCCGGCACCTCGTCCGTCGGGCATCTGCGTGAGAATCTGGAAGCCGCCACGTTGCGCCTGCCGGCCGAGGTGGTCGCCGAATTGGATCGGATTGGAGCAGGGACACCCCAATGA